The following are from one region of the Denitrobacterium detoxificans genome:
- the pth gene encoding aminoacyl-tRNA hydrolase translates to MYLVVGLGNPGEEYEHTRHNAGFDTVDCLADSAGARYWKTECGALTAKGSLAGEDVLFAKPQSYMNTSGGPVKQLCAAHGVKPDHLIVIHDDLDIEPGSIRVKFGGGHAGHNGLRSICDKLGTRDWFRVRCGIGRPPGRMAVADYVLSRPRKQAEDEFRASVETAAQAVPFLIANGLEKTQQEFN, encoded by the coding sequence ATGTATTTGGTGGTTGGCCTGGGAAATCCTGGCGAAGAGTACGAGCATACGCGACATAATGCGGGCTTCGACACCGTCGATTGCCTTGCCGATTCGGCAGGGGCTCGCTATTGGAAGACGGAATGCGGCGCGCTCACTGCGAAGGGCTCCCTCGCAGGCGAAGACGTCCTGTTTGCCAAGCCCCAAAGCTACATGAACACATCGGGTGGCCCCGTGAAGCAGCTGTGCGCTGCCCATGGCGTGAAGCCCGATCACCTCATCGTCATCCACGACGATCTCGACATCGAACCTGGCAGCATTCGCGTGAAGTTCGGTGGCGGGCATGCGGGCCACAATGGCCTGCGGTCCATCTGCGACAAGCTCGGCACGCGCGATTGGTTCCGCGTTCGATGCGGCATTGGCCGCCCGCCTGGACGCATGGCCGTGGCCGATTACGTGCTCTCGCGTCCTCGCAAGCAGGCGGAAGACGAGTTCCGGGCAAGCGTGGAAACGGCGGCCCAGGCGGTTCCCTTCCTCATTGCGAACGGCCTGGAAAAGACGCAGCAGGAATTTAATTAG
- a CDS encoding DUF6994 family protein has protein sequence MAGSSIEKLYGKKKCQAAFAQGIPAKKLIDQLSEMVEDEDCFAQVFNDVSSQLRNFEDYAGLEEWAQKIAAYNDLRKKGAQVRLRTAADAYALIEYERAARVMTQGTSYNPDGSMAEIVDAAAGKAQGCTSEIGTTEGGIDLQFVFDEATAPRAAAVLYAYLWSPDSLKMLEGSFCSCTLNTIDALLELGAEDGAAKQLALLTYLSHTIGNFMPGTNAGGKGQFNAMRAEQERVQGYWDLTLMCIKAWYSNMQNPLGFPLKSGEAWWKSFGDWNGFIDANYLQDYVTVGEDGIYQVVPFYEGHSLAAPTPHGPEVAKCIQAMNVRIIARGLRMRYALSQRNAKSGDLSLFFNYQKK, from the coding sequence GTGGCAGGGTCTAGCATCGAAAAACTGTATGGCAAGAAGAAGTGCCAGGCGGCTTTTGCGCAGGGCATTCCGGCGAAGAAGCTCATCGATCAGCTCTCCGAAATGGTCGAAGACGAAGATTGCTTCGCTCAGGTGTTTAACGATGTCAGTTCCCAGCTGCGTAACTTCGAAGACTACGCTGGCCTGGAGGAATGGGCGCAGAAGATCGCCGCGTACAACGATCTGCGCAAGAAGGGCGCTCAGGTGCGTTTGCGCACGGCGGCCGACGCCTACGCTCTGATCGAGTACGAACGCGCCGCTCGCGTGATGACGCAGGGCACCTCTTATAACCCCGACGGCTCGATGGCCGAAATCGTCGATGCGGCCGCAGGCAAAGCGCAGGGCTGCACGTCGGAAATCGGCACGACTGAGGGCGGCATCGACCTGCAGTTCGTCTTCGACGAGGCTACTGCTCCGCGTGCTGCCGCCGTGCTGTACGCGTACCTGTGGAGCCCCGATTCCCTGAAGATGCTCGAGGGATCGTTCTGCTCGTGCACGCTGAATACCATCGATGCCTTGCTCGAACTGGGTGCCGAAGATGGTGCTGCCAAGCAGCTTGCCCTGCTTACGTACCTTTCGCATACCATTGGTAACTTCATGCCGGGCACGAATGCGGGTGGCAAGGGCCAGTTCAATGCCATGCGCGCCGAGCAAGAGCGCGTGCAGGGCTATTGGGACCTCACGCTCATGTGCATCAAGGCCTGGTATTCCAATATGCAGAACCCGCTTGGCTTCCCGCTGAAGAGCGGCGAAGCGTGGTGGAAGAGCTTTGGCGACTGGAATGGCTTCATCGACGCCAACTACCTGCAAGACTACGTAACGGTTGGCGAAGATGGCATCTATCAGGTTGTTCCGTTCTACGAGGGCCACAGCCTGGCTGCCCCCACGCCGCATGGTCCCGAGGTCGCGAAATGCATTCAAGCAATGAATGTGCGAATTATCGCGCGCGGTCTCCGCATGCGCTATGCTCTTTCCCAGCGAAATGCGAAGAGCGGCGATTTGAGCCTGTTCTTCAATTACCAGAAGAAGTAG